In the Drosophila willistoni isolate 14030-0811.24 chromosome 3R, UCI_dwil_1.1, whole genome shotgun sequence genome, gACTCAGAATGCTTATCAGCACAAAGATGTGCTTTATGCAAAAACAGTGGACAGAAACTTCCTTATCAGTTTTCCCTTTGACACTctcaatcaaataaaaatattatattatatatgatGATAATTGCTCTACGTAATTCTTCTGAAACCATTTCATTATCTGTTGAGAGGGAAAAATCCTAAAATGGTGTCATAAACTAGCTAACTAACAATTTCTCTATTTTAAAGTCAATTCATATATTTATTCTAACCTCGATATGCAGTTTACATGCTTCTTCAAAACGGAAACGTTTCTACagttaaattttgtttttctataaAACCATTTTGCGGTGTACCTTCTTTTTTTGTCGAATTCACTGCCCCATCATGGTCACTACAAAAGCCGTTCCACTTCAAAACAGTgaaaagcttaaaaaaaaaaaaaaaaaagagagagaggcaaaTTTTTCTACCCTTCTCGTAGATAAAGTTGTTGACCAACGAAAATGGCGCGAAATTCGTACATTAAATGGACTGAACTTCCGGTTTGGTGAAAGCGGCCAGTAACATTCACATCGAGTGGCCAACtggcaacaaaaaacaaaaaattttgggGGGGAAAAGGCGACAACAACTGCAAAATTTATGCCCATCGGAATAATCCATTTTTAGCGCCATCAACCAAAAATATTGGGGTCGTCCATTGTTTCCGTGCTAATtgtttgaatttgattttgttctcaatttttgttttttttttttgcattttacacTCAACCTATTTGGGATTGGCAAAAGTGAAGAACAAAATCTACTATGCCCAGAGAGAAATTTCAACTAATACTCGATAGAATATTTACTCCACACACACCTTAAGCCACAAATATTCtacccccaaaaaaaaaccgaagaaaaatgttgaaatggGACACAGCTGTTGGAAAGGtttgcaattattttgcaAACAATGAAATTGTTGCTGCGTGTGCAAACATAAAATCAAATtgtatctacgtacatacgtatgtatgtatatctctATGTAGGTAGATatgcggcagcagcaacagatacagatacaaataCATTTGCCATTCACAGTCTCACTGAGGTAGGACGCAGATGGCTATCGAGCATTTGCCTTGATTTGATTTCATTCGGTTTTACCTATTGAACccagaagagagagagagagagagaccggGACACCAAGTGGGACATGTCTATAGATATGCAAATGAAGGGGAGTGAAACCCATCCAGACAACAGGTGATGGGCACATAAAAACATTTGtcaaaattgaaaatcaatatactatatacgaaataataaaaagatagagagagatagagagacagagagagagagagagaagtgGTATTCCTATAAACAGTGCCTCATGCAAGCCAAATAATAAAGTGCaaattgacaaaaataaatcaaagcACTTGCTCCatgaaaactaaataaattaatcACTTGGCCGTATATCAAAGTAAACAGATCATGACAAATGCTTCATGTAAATCGTGCAAAACTTACCAACTCCTCGAATTTAGATgcaacaaaacatttttacaCACACCTCTTTTACATTGTTTCTCTtctaaataatatatttacaCTTTCTAATACTCTTTAAAATAAAGTATAActgtttagttttatttatttacaattttaaaatgttttcaaactTACAGTAACTTAAAGAGTTTAAAGAAGACCAGAAAACCTTTCTtatatcaaaatatttatattaactACTTAATTTGTAAGTGTATTTAAAAAGTCGCCCAAAAATATGTAAAGCTTGTTGCTTTTTATGCCGTTTTCCATGGCATAGCTCtgctttgttttaattaaaataaaatctttGCCTCGTTTGTCGGCTGCACTTTTTCCACGTGAAATTCCCCAAAAGTTGGCCAGACGACGAACGACAAAAACATAGCCGCTGTCATGTTCGCTTGTCTAGCAATGTGTAGCTAAAGTCCGTTGGCCAGGTTCGCGCATCTGTATCTCCATCtctgaaattttcttcacTGAATTCGATCCTAGCACGTCTGGGCTAAGGCATAAATTATGCTTCGTTCTTGTCGCAGAGTTTGAGGTGCCAAAGGTATgcactgacacacacacacacacacaaacagaaaGACACTTTCATACATACTTTTGTAAAAGAGAACAACTCAGGAAGACAATTTCTTGgcaaacaaatgcatttctttGCCTGCTTGACTTCATTGTCAGCCCAATGGACTTTTAATTGTCCAACATggcatatataaattttattttttgtgtagACTTGCGCGATTTAAGATTTTCTAAAGCATTAGATGTTAATTTTCCGCAGACTCTTAATGGTCAGCCCAGCATCGAGAGGGATACAGGTGGCTAGACAAATTGTATTATGTATAACCACAAATGTCTAATGTTTTGTCGTCTCTTATGGACGTTTATCCATTTAACCAAaagacaaaaaccaaaaaccaaaaatgttgaaaactCGGAAAAAAGTTGctgcctgttgttgttgttgttattattgctgGCATGCAGCCAGGCTAGACAGTGTCTCTTCTCGTTCCTTTAAAATACAGTCCAAAAAGTTTCTCCTACTCCATCGGTGCCAAAACTCACTCATAcaaactcacactcacacagaaatgttttgcatttcaaattgcattttaatcGCATTTCAACCTGAAATGCCATTAGACATAATTCGTTTAGCTGCATTTGTTGTCTGTCGTCGTCATTGTTGGCTGCAAATCATTTCGATATGATTCCGGCATATAGAGATGGAGTCCGAGCCAGAGAGTTTCATGTCCAACTTcatgttacatttacattttggGGGCCTTCACATGAATACAATTGCCAGCCGCACGTAAATCAACTTTGTCATTGATTTCCACTGACTGGCAAATGTTGATTTCGATTTTCTATGCAACTGTGACGAACTGTCCAGATTATGCATTGCCTCCCTTCCCCCCATATTCCTCCTTTATTTCTCTCATCCAACTCCTTTCTTCCAGTGGATaaatagatatgtatgtatgtcctCTTACTGACATTACGATGCCAGAACCAAACTCACATGTCAAATTTGTCATTTTGTAATTGATTGTAAGCCGAATGGCTCATCAAGTTGACATTTAATCAATTTACACTCAAAGAAACTGTAACTTGCAAGCAGAGACTACATATTTCGTTTTGCATTTATCAAGTCTCAATTCTCACAGTGTATCTGTTCGTTTATTTCCTAGCCAAGCAAATCTGAAAGCGTAAGACAAGTGAGTATTTTGCACCTTTCAACGCTTCTCTCTGCTTCACAGTttcttaatttgaaaaaaaaaactactttGTTGCATTCACTACAATGGATTATAATTAGAATACAAGGTAAGTGGAATCACAAAGTTGTTGAAAGGCGGGTCGGTCATTCGCACATTTcacgaaaatttaaattgcttAAATTCGTCACATTATCGATTTTCACAAGAAAtgagaaaaatcaaaaaaaagaaacaaaatcaCAAATTGACCCTGAGAgcctaaaaaataaaaaaaaaaaaaaaaacacgaaaattTTTCCCAATTCGCTTGACTGCTTACAATTTACGTTTAGCTATTATTTagattcatatacatatatgtatatatacatacatctagACATTTTTTGCAGAAACATTTGAACAGCTGCTTGAAAAACTCAATTTCCTGAGCATAGACATGCCCATCAAATGCTTTATGATATTCCACCGAAAGACCACAAGTTGAAATTTAACACACGTTggacttacacacacacacacacacacacatacactcagtTGACCCCTTtggtctgtctgtctctctgtctggGGCTGCTGCTACTTTTTCATTTCTCGCATGTAATGTGTGTAATCAAAGTAACAAAATCCAAATCATATTTCCTTCATTGACCACAAAATGTGGGCGGTTGCTTCCACCACCAACCATCAGGCCATAAGAGCGACCAAGCGACCACGTGCAACCCTTTTTTTCCTTCCTCCCCACCCTGTTCTTCCCTCCATTTCGATGGCGCATATAAAACATTTTACTAGATTTATACAATCAATGTTGCCTTACAACCGTTTCTTAACCTTGTTAGAtactttttcttctcttttttttccagCCGAGCAAAATTATTGGTCTGCGCATATGTAATCATCTCTGCGGTGGCTGAGATATGGTACGGGGGGGACTAGCCTAGCTACTGCAGGACACACCATAAAGTGCACacaatcaaaatgaaatacGTTTTAGTTAGGTATATACTGTAAGTATATAAATCGTTTTCTTATCTGGCATAGTCGACTTGTCAGATGTGATTCAACTACATAAAAAAAGATAATAATTTAAGAGCTTTCCATAAACAAATATGAGGTACGagagaatatttttattgtaaCCCCATTCTAATCAAAAATCAACTCTTAGTTGTAGTGTATTCAAAAGTTGTTCATGGCCCAACCGCAAACTCAGTCACTCATCCGTAGACTgtggaaatatttttttttcgcataTGTTGgcgattttttatttattgacaTTTTGCTATATTAAGAGGTGTTGGATGTCTGGGGACAAACCCTTGGCTTAGCCCTGAATGATAAAAATGATTTCTCAAGCATTTTCTTTGTTAGACTTTAATTTCAACTTTTGTATGCTTAATTTATGCGATGaacttaaataaatgtatagtTATTAGGTTTAGGGATAACTTTTAATATAATGAATAGTAAAATTCACACAAAAGGTCCGTCAAGTGGATGATAAACAAATTGCGAAAAAGTGCCGAGTCATAGAATTTGTCTATGATGCTCGCACGGACACGAACACAAACAGATATGGATAAGTCTATAGCTATGGATGAAGAAGACACGTTCTCGAGCGGTTAACAGGAGTTCattattaaaagtttttaaaagcAGATAAGTGCACAGACTGATATGGAGATGGCCAACTCCCGTCCAAAACGGCAAGCGATAACGATAAACCTAAGCCCCATGCACACAGTCACAGTCTCCGTGGGCGCCAGCCACTTCACCTCTAATTGAAACATTAAGTTGCACATCACGTACCCGGTGTCAGACACTAGACGCCAGCGGGAGGATGCCCTAGGAGTATGCTAAAATGTGGCTGCGGTTGCTCGGTTGGGTTTACCTAGCCCTCAAGTATCTACTCGCATCTCTACGCCACTCAGCACTTAATTTTTTTCGTGTTGGCATTTTAAAAGGGCATTTAATTTGCGTATAGAGTTAGTGCGGAAGACGTGTGCGAGGGGCAATGTATTGGTGTAAAGTGATTATGCCGGAAATTTGTTTGTCTATGACTGttccaaacaaaaatttctacAAAATTGCACTATATGTTGCAATAGAATCTcataaaagttaataaatatatacaaattatgATTAATATATGATCAGATTTTTAGACAATCgagttttaaattttaacatcaGTTAATTGATATTACCAATCAGCCAAAGAAAGTATTTTCAGTTCATGAATTATTTTCTGACCAGGCAAGGCCGTCTGAAGATCTGCTCACGTTCCCGTATCCATTTGTTGCAAACTATTAAGCATAAATCGTGTTAAAATTGTTATATATAGATTTGTAAATGATTTGAAATTTACCCCATTTAGAACCAACTATCACTGGGCAACCTGCATGCAGTGTGTCTCGGTTGCCTTCGCCATCGTCTTTCAGATTATACCACATAATGGCAGATCCTCGTTTGGGAAAAACTGCCTTTTTGATTTCTGGAAAGACTGTGGCACCACCCTGTTCCACATCATTTAACTAAGGGAAGATTTAAGTGTTTAGTTAGTctatatttttcattaatatAAAATCTACTCACATAAAAGAGAACTGTTGCAATTCTATCGCCGTTTATTTGGGTTATATGCGGACCCTGGAAGCGATAGTTCATTAGGTGTTTTAGTTTGTCTCCTGAAACTTGTTAACATACCTTAGTCGTATTGAAATAATCGAAATGCTTAACATAGTATCCACCTAGACCATAGTTCATAACTTGTAGCATTTCCGAGCCATTTAAAACGAAATTAGTCATATCCATAATACGTTGATTTAGACGTTCTGTCAGTTGATTAAAGGTATCTAAAAACCAAGCCAGCTTCGCCGTCCGCGTCTTAGACAATTGATCAGTATTTTTGGTTGAATTATAGACTCTTGCTCTTTTTAGTTGTGGCTTGGCCATTTCTTGCAGTTCAGCTATCTCATTGGGCGAAATGACATCGTGATAGAGTACCATGTAAGGATCTAGGCCAATTAACTCCATTTTTAGTGGCGCCAGACGTAGGAATGGAGAGCTTGTTGTATTGTAGATGCAATACAATTTCGCATCAGTTAAGGCAGGAAACTCACCACGACATCCTCGTTCGAAGTCCCCCACGCTTTTGTTAAACTGGTTAGAAATGGTTAAAATCTAATTTGACATAGTTTACATGATATTTCTTACTGGCTTCGGTTTAATGTTGGGTTCATTTCTTATCAGTGTTTCGATTTCCAAACGCCTGCGTATGAGTTTAGCATCAAATTTCTTGTCTTTAAGTGCTACATTTATAACTTGTACAGCATCTTTATAGCGATCTATTAGTGAATAACGAAAATGGCTTGAAGTCGTAGAAGTCGAAATATAATGTGAGAGACTTACTCAATTTAACAAGGACCTCAGCATAGAGTAGCAAGACGTCCGAGAAATCAATCTGCAATGGAACACCCACTGGATTTTGCTTATGGTTTTCAATAGTCAGATATAGCCAATCACTAGATGCTCCATAATTCTCTTGATCGTAGTGATATTGGCCAATTGCATACATATCCAAAACACTTAATCTCGCACTGaaatttacaacatttttgaGTTTATAGTCTCCATTATAATTTTGTCTTTACTCACTCATATTGTTTGCCATTGAGGAGACCTTTGGCCATGTCTGTTGAATTCAGTCCATAAGTAGTTTGTATGAGTTCAAAGCCGTCAGAAGCCTCCTCAAGATCTGTTGAGGTCGGTAAAAATTCTCTGTGATCTtgtaaaaaatcaatttcttttgtGCCAATTGGTTCGTCCATGTACAATTCCCAGTTAATCCAATCGCGATTCATGCGACGAATtaaagaaaatgcaattaatggATTGCTCAAATACTCTTCTATTGAAAGTGCTGCCTTAGCGTTttttaaactcatttctgCTATTCCACTGAGtttcaaaagaaattaatttgaTTATTGTTATCACAACTTGAAAGTCTTTGGATTTTACCTGCGCactatttttagttttgattCCAATTTGTCAGCATATCTATTTAGATTATCAATCAATTGCGTTTCGAGCTCTAAAAGTTGTACCATTCCAGCCACAGATGTGGAATGACTTTTCTCAACAGCATCTTGTGCTGGAAAAAGAGCAAGAGGATATAGTAAGAgccaaatgaaaatgaattttctGGAATAGTTCATCATAATTTGTTCATCTGTTTATTTCAGTCTTGTTAATACGTCTATGTGGCCAAAACAAATGTTCCACGCATTCAAAAATATGTTGCCAAACTAATAAAAGAAGTTTTGATTCACAAattgggggaaaaaaaactttatttctAGTATCTGAAACAGAAGTGTTActgattgaaatttaattgttGTTCTTTGCAAAGCTAACCTTATTTGTAATACATTTGAATCTCGTAGTACACATAGTTTTCTTTCAGTGCAGCTGACAAACATTCTGTTCGTTGTGTAGTGTGAATCAGCGTCTAGAGTTTAGCTCAATGAACGTGCTGCAGACGAACAGTTTAGTTGACCATGATCGTGACTTCttatcaacaaaaaattatttcgtttttctattttgtgtaTACCTTGTACTTATAAATATAGTATTCTCAATTGGCGTTTGAATTTGTGGTTTAGTTATGGAAATAACTATCACTAGCTGTCGCTGTTAATGATGATTCTCGATGAAACTTTTCGAAGTTTTCGAATAGTTTAAAGTAGGCTTGTTGGGTTGGTtggattttcatttattttatttggcCGATGAGGAATCGGATGATGTTTACattcttaaattttttgagtaaTCAATCGACATCATCGTTGGCTTGTGGAGTTCTTTACATGCTACATGCTACCATTCATATAGTAAATTCACATaaagaagaacaacaataTTTGGTCATCGTTTTCAGCTTTAAATTAATCTATTACAAAACTGTTTCAGCTTTGCGTTGGCCatttcaacaattttgttATCTACTTTAACCATGAATGATTTCattgaaatgaattttgtGTAAAACCTAAAAACCATTTtgtactatatacatacatacatatacatatatagacgcTCACACCCAGCCACTGGTTGTACAAAGGTAGGACTTTAGATTTTTCACTATTATGAACGCAATTCAAGGATGccaaatttaaaacaattttttcttgCCTTCCGAGTGGGTTTTTCtgcttaaatatatattttttggaaATGTATCTACTTTTATTAATGCTTATTAATGTAGTATTAAaagttcttttttattttttgagaaTCACTTTTTAATGAATTATAGTTAATTATTTTCTGACCAGGCAAGGTCGTCTGAAGATCTGCTCACGTTCCCGTATCCATTTGTTGCAAACTATTAAGCATAAATCGTGTTAAAATTGTTATATATAGATTTGTAAATGATTTGAAATTTACCCCATTTAGAACCAACTATCACTGGGCAAGCTGCATGCAGTGTGTCTCGGTTGCCTTCGCCATCGTCTTTCAGATTATACCACATAATGGCAGATCCTCGTTTGGGAAAAACTGCCTTTTTGATTTCTGGAAAGACTGTGGCACCACCCTGTTCCACATCATTTAACTAAGGGAAGATTTAAGTGTTTAGTTAGTctatatttttcattaatatAAAATCTACTCACATAAAAGAGAACTGTTGCAATTCTATCGCCGTTTATTTGGCTTATATGCGGATTCTGGAAGCGATAGTTCATTAGGTGTTTTAGTTTGTCTCCTGAAACTTGTTAACATACCGTAGTCGTATTGAAATAATCGAAATGCTTAACATAGTATCCACCTAGACCATAGTTCATAACTTGTAGCATTTCCGAGCCATTTAAAACGAAATTAGTCATATCCATAATACGTTGATTTAGACGTTCTGTCAGTTGATTAAAGGTATCTAAAAACCAAGCCACCTTCGCTGTCCGCGTCTTAACAAATTGATTAGTATTTTTGGTTGAATTATAGACTGTTGCTCTTTTTAGTTCTGGCTTGGCCATTTCTTGCAGTTCAGCTATCTCATTGGGCGAAATGACATCGTGATAGAGTACCATGTAAGGATCTAGGCCAATTAACTCCATTTTTAGTGGCGCCAGACGTAGGAATGGAGAGCTTGTTGTATTGTAGATGCAATACAATTTCGCATCAGTTAAGGCAGGAAACTCACCACGACATCCTCGTTCGAAGTCCCCCACGCTTTTGTTAAACTGGTTAGAAATGGTTAAAATCTAATTTGACATAGTTTACATGATATTTCTTACTGGCTTCGGTTTAATGTTGGGTTCATTTCTTATCAGTGTTTCGATTTCCAAACGCCTGCGTATGAGTTTAGCATCAAATTTCTTGTCTTTAAGTGCTACATTTATAACTTGTACAGCATCTTTATAGCGATCTATTAGTGAATAACGAAAATGGCTTGAAGTCGTAGAAGTCGAAATATAATGTGAGAGACTTACTCAATTTAACAAGGACCTCAGCATAGAGTAGCAAGACGTCCGAGAAATCAATCTGCAATGGAATACCCACTGGATTTTGCTTATGGTTTTCAATAGTCAGATATAGCCAAGCACTAGATGCTCCATAATTCTCTTGATCGTAGTGATATTGGCCAATTGCATACATATCCAAAACACTTAATCTCGCACTGaaatttacaacatttttgaGTTTATAGTCTCCATTATAATTTTGTCTTTACTCACTCATATTGTTTGCCATTGAGGAGACCTTTGGCCATGTCTGTTGAATTCAGTCCATAAGTAGTTTGTATGAGTTCAAAGCCTGCAGAAGCCTCCTCAAGATCTGTTGAGGTCGGTAAAAATTCTCTGTGATCTtgtaaaaaatcaatttcttttgtGCCAATTGGTTCGTCCATGTACAATTCCCAGTTAATCCAATCGCGATTCATGCGACGAATtaaagaaaatgcaattaatggATTGCTCAAATACTCTTCTATTGAAAGTGCTGCCTTAGCGTTTTCCAAACTCATTTCAGCTATTCCACTGAGtttcaaaagaaattaatttgaTTATTGTTATCACAACTTGAAAGTCTTTGGATTTTACCTGCGCactatttttagttttgattCCAATTTGTCAGCATATCTATTTAGATTATCAATCAATTGCGTTTCGAGCTCTAAAAGTTGTACCATTCCAGCCACAGATGTGGAATGACTTTTCTCAACAGCATCTTGTGCTAGAACAAGAGCAAGAAAATATGGTAAGAACCagatgaaaattaattttctgGAATAGTTCttcataatttttctttcGGTTCTTGCGGTCTTGTTAATGCGTCTACGTGACGACTTGAACTGGCAACCAACTGTGTTGCCAATTTGCCAAAGAACGTTCAAAAATCGGtaagataaatattttataaaataactATGCCGTGATTCTTGatgtttttttatacccttttaaAAAAAGTATATCAATTTTTgtgaagcatctccgaccacataaattatatatattcataataAGCActacgagacgagttcatatagctaTGGACATCCGTCCGTtatagaccgttaaagctacagatttacgtttttttattatttatattgcAGAGGTTGTACAtatcggattcagccggatatGATCACTACATCAAATAagt is a window encoding:
- the LOC6651173 gene encoding prolyl 4-hydroxylase subunit alpha-2-like isoform X2, yielding MVQLLELETQLIDNLNRYADKLESKLKIVRSGIAEMSLKNAKAALSIEEYLSNPLIAFSLIRRMNRDWINWELYMDEPIGTKEIDFLQDHREFLPTSTDLEEASDGFELIQTTYGLNSTDMAKGLLNGKQYDARLSVLDMYAIGQYHYDQENYGASSDWLYLTIENHKQNPVGVPLQIDFSDVLLLYAEVLVKLNRYKDAVQVINVALKDKKFDAKLIRRRLEIETLIRNEPNIKPKPFNKSVGDFERGCRGEFPALTDAKLYCIYNTTSSPFLRLAPLKMELIGLDPYMVLYHDVISPNEIAELQEMAKPQLKRARVYNSTKNTDQLSKTRTAKLAWFLDTFNQLTERLNQRIMDMTNFVLNGSEMLQVMNYGLGGYYVKHFDYFNTTKGPHITQINGDRIATVLFYLNDVEQGGATVFPEIKKAVFPKRGSAIMWYNLKDDGEGNRDTLHAGCPVIVGSKWVCNKWIREREQIFRRPCLVRK
- the LOC6651173 gene encoding prolyl 4-hydroxylase subunit alpha-1-like isoform X4 — encoded protein: MMNYSRKFIFIWLLLYPLALFPAQDAVEKSHSTSVAGMVQLLELETQLIDNLNRYADKLESKLKIVRSGIAEMSLKNAKAALSIEEYLSNPLIAFSLIRRMNRDWINWELYMDEPIGTKEIDFLQDHREFLPTSTDLEEASDGFELIQTTYGLNSTDMAKGLLNGKQYDARLSVLDMYAIGQYHYDQENYGASSDWLYLTIENHKQNPVGVPLQIDFSDVLLLYAEVLVKLNRYKDAVQVINVALKDKKFDAKLIRRRLEIETLIRNEPNIKPKPFNKSVGDFERGCRDPYMVLYHDVISPNEIAELQEMAKPQLKRARVYNSTKNTDQLSKTRTAKLAWFLDTFNQLTERLNQRIMDMTNFVLNGSEMLQVMNYGLGGYYVKHFDYFNTTKGPHITQINGDRIATVLFYLNDVEQGGATVFPEIKKAVFPKRGSAIMWYNLKDDGEGNRDTLHAGCPVIVGSKWVCNKWIREREQIFRRPCLVRK
- the LOC6651173 gene encoding prolyl 4-hydroxylase subunit alpha-2-like isoform X1 yields the protein MMNYSRKFIFIWLLLYPLALFPAQDAVEKSHSTSVAGMVQLLELETQLIDNLNRYADKLESKLKIVRSGIAEMSLKNAKAALSIEEYLSNPLIAFSLIRRMNRDWINWELYMDEPIGTKEIDFLQDHREFLPTSTDLEEASDGFELIQTTYGLNSTDMAKGLLNGKQYDARLSVLDMYAIGQYHYDQENYGASSDWLYLTIENHKQNPVGVPLQIDFSDVLLLYAEVLVKLNRYKDAVQVINVALKDKKFDAKLIRRRLEIETLIRNEPNIKPKPFNKSVGDFERGCRGEFPALTDAKLYCIYNTTSSPFLRLAPLKMELIGLDPYMVLYHDVISPNEIAELQEMAKPQLKRARVYNSTKNTDQLSKTRTAKLAWFLDTFNQLTERLNQRIMDMTNFVLNGSEMLQVMNYGLGGYYVKHFDYFNTTKGPHITQINGDRIATVLFYLNDVEQGGATVFPEIKKAVFPKRGSAIMWYNLKDDGEGNRDTLHAGCPVIVGSKWVCNKWIREREQIFRRPCLVRK
- the LOC6651173 gene encoding prolyl 4-hydroxylase subunit alpha-2-like isoform X3; protein product: MKNYSRKLIFIWFLPYFLALVLAQDAVEKSHSTSVAGMVQLLELETQLIDNLNRYADKLESKLKIVRSGIAEMSLENAKAALSIEEYLSNPLIAFSLIRRMNRDWINWELYMDEPIGTKEIDFLQDHREFLPTSTDLEEASAGFELIQTTYGLNSTDMAKGLLNGKQYDARLSVLDMYAIGQYHYDQENYGASSAWLYLTIENHKQNPVGIPLQIDFSDVLLLYAEVLVKLNRYKDAVQVINVALKDKKFDAKLIRRRLEIETLIRNEPNIKPKPFNKSVGDFERGCRGEFPALTDAKLYCIYNTTSSPFLRLAPLKMELIGLDPYMVLYHDVISPNEIAELQEMAKPELKRATVYNSTKNTNQFVKTRTAKVAWFLDTFNQLTERLNQRIMDMTNFVLNGSEMLQVMNYGLGGYYVKHFDYFNTTTNPHISQINGDRIATVLFYLNDVEQGGATVFPEIKKAVFPKRGSAIMWYNLKDDGEGNRDTLHAACPVIVGSKWVCNKWIREREQIFRRPCLVRK
- the LOC6651173 gene encoding prolyl 4-hydroxylase subunit alpha-1-like isoform X5: MKNYSRKLIFIWFLPYFLALVLAQDAVEKSHSTSVAGMVQLLELETQLIDNLNRYADKLESKLKIVRSGIAEMSLENAKAALSIEEYLSNPLIAFSLIRRMNRDWINWELYMDEPIGTKEIDFLQDHREFLPTSTDLEEASAGFELIQTTYGLNSTDMAKGLLNGKQYDARLSVLDMYAIGQYHYDQENYGASSAWLYLTIENHKQNPVGIPLQIDFSDVLLLYAEVLVKLNRYKDAVQVINVALKDKKFDAKLIRRRLEIETLIRNEPNIKPKPFNKSVGDFERGCRDPYMVLYHDVISPNEIAELQEMAKPELKRATVYNSTKNTNQFVKTRTAKVAWFLDTFNQLTERLNQRIMDMTNFVLNGSEMLQVMNYGLGGYYVKHFDYFNTTTNPHISQINGDRIATVLFYLNDVEQGGATVFPEIKKAVFPKRGSAIMWYNLKDDGEGNRDTLHAACPVIVGSKWVCNKWIREREQIFRRPCLVRK